In Actinoplanes derwentensis, the following proteins share a genomic window:
- a CDS encoding MAB_1171c family putative transporter, with translation MSSVIYPLVAALALIALAYKIPPLIRDPRSATRRALVTMLACLVWAPAANTPFVYVRIDELFGVPNIARLIAHYGIIGFAVSVQLLLLHWTVTDPPRRSTWFRFLAVAAGAAAMAVLFALAPLDTTLTSEFTTRYGDAPYMAEYMMVYLGYFVIALADILRLSWRFARRTRQRFLRLGLRLVGWGAVFGLAYCAEKAFYIGARNIGWEPIPAAVQQQMSPLLTGPGCVLILIGFTIPSWGPKVAAAAAWLQRLRTYHRLYPLWALLSRATPEIALDPSHTRRGAVRDIDYRLVRLVVEIRDGWLALRPWFDARVAREADYGDPYRVQAAVLAAAIRAKARGEQPAERWTADPRGGTDIAGETAHLLRIARHLRAAGPAPTKQVVVS, from the coding sequence ATGTCCTCGGTGATCTATCCGCTGGTGGCGGCACTGGCACTGATCGCGCTGGCGTACAAGATCCCGCCGTTGATCCGGGATCCGCGCAGCGCGACCCGGCGCGCGCTGGTGACGATGCTGGCCTGCCTGGTCTGGGCGCCGGCCGCGAACACCCCGTTCGTCTACGTGCGCATCGACGAACTGTTCGGTGTCCCCAACATCGCCCGGCTGATCGCCCACTACGGGATCATCGGGTTCGCTGTCTCGGTGCAACTGCTCCTGCTGCACTGGACGGTCACCGACCCGCCCCGGCGCAGCACCTGGTTCCGGTTCCTCGCGGTGGCCGCCGGTGCCGCGGCGATGGCCGTCCTCTTCGCGCTCGCGCCCCTCGACACCACTTTGACCAGCGAGTTCACCACCCGGTACGGCGACGCGCCCTACATGGCCGAGTACATGATGGTGTACCTGGGCTACTTCGTGATCGCGCTGGCCGACATCCTGCGACTGTCCTGGCGGTTCGCCCGCCGGACCCGGCAACGGTTCCTGCGCCTCGGTCTGCGGCTGGTCGGCTGGGGCGCGGTCTTCGGGCTGGCCTACTGCGCCGAGAAGGCGTTCTACATCGGCGCTCGCAACATCGGCTGGGAACCGATCCCGGCGGCCGTGCAGCAGCAGATGTCGCCGCTGCTCACCGGGCCGGGCTGCGTGCTCATCCTGATCGGTTTCACCATCCCCTCCTGGGGTCCGAAGGTGGCCGCCGCCGCAGCCTGGCTGCAGCGGCTGCGCACCTACCACCGGCTCTACCCGCTGTGGGCGTTGCTGAGCCGGGCCACCCCGGAGATCGCGCTCGACCCGAGCCACACCCGCCGCGGTGCGGTCCGGGACATCGACTACCGCCTGGTCCGGCTGGTGGTCGAGATCCGCGACGGCTGGCTGGCGCTGCGCCCGTGGTTCGACGCCCGGGTGGCGCGGGAGGCGGACTACGGCGACCCCTATCGGGTGCAGGCTGCCGTGCTGGCGGCCGCGATCCGGGCCAAGGCTCGCGGCGAACAACCCGCCGAACGCTGGACGGCCGACCCTCGGGGCGGCACCGACATCGCCGGGGAGACCGCGCATCTGCTGCGCATCGCCCGGCACCTGCGGGCGGCCGGGCCCGCACCGACCAAACAGGTGGTGGTTTCGTGA
- a CDS encoding aldo-keto reductase family protein produces MAPHQTGHDSPAPETLAARLEFLFDRVRPTAGELGPGEESGRRYTTKEIANKINELGRRDGTGVTISAAYVGEMRRGITTDPRTSHVQALARAFGVDPGFFVDDAVTRRVREQIDMLNELRQMKVQQVALRRVLRQQGLSDDSTHLIELLVDRCRKLEGLDESDESDERTA; encoded by the coding sequence GTGGCGCCGCACCAGACCGGACACGACTCACCGGCTCCGGAGACACTCGCGGCCCGACTGGAGTTCCTCTTCGACCGGGTCCGGCCGACCGCCGGTGAACTGGGGCCGGGCGAGGAGTCCGGCCGGCGGTACACCACCAAGGAGATCGCCAACAAGATCAACGAGCTGGGGCGGCGGGACGGCACCGGAGTCACCATCAGCGCCGCCTACGTCGGGGAGATGCGCCGCGGCATCACCACCGATCCGCGTACCTCCCACGTACAGGCCCTGGCCCGGGCCTTCGGGGTGGATCCGGGGTTCTTCGTGGACGACGCGGTCACCCGGCGGGTGCGCGAGCAGATCGACATGCTCAACGAACTCCGGCAGATGAAGGTCCAGCAGGTCGCGCTCCGCCGGGTGCTGCGCCAGCAGGGGCTCTCCGACGACAGCACCCACCTGATCGAACTACTCGTCGACCGCTGCCGCAAACTCGAAGGGCTCGACGAGAGCGACGAGAGCGACGAGAGAACCGCCTGA